The following is a genomic window from Malus sylvestris chromosome 7, drMalSylv7.2, whole genome shotgun sequence.
CTTCATCACCTACACCTTTCTCTGCAACTagtaagctctctctctctctctctctccatttatTTAGTATATCAGCTTTTGCATTTTTCAGTTGTGTATTGTTTAATTTACTTCAAATGCTCGCCTATTTTCTCCAAACCACGCAGCTCAATTGGGTGTTCTTGGTTGATTTCTGCTCGTTCAGGTCTTTTGTCAAACACTTGGCGTGCACGCATTCGTAGCTATGCATTCAGCCTTAACTAATCCAATTTTCACCTGCATTTTCGTTTTTTCTAATAATCCAATGCATAAATGTGCTAAATTTTTCCAAAATGGAAACATACAGTGTGATTCGAGGAGCGTTTTTGTAGTTAATTTGCCTGTTTATCTGCTTTCTTGTTTATTTTTCGGCTCGTATTCGTAtgataattttgttttgtgtctcTGGTTTTCAGTTTCATGGATGCACATGAAACCAAATGGTCTGCGTCCGAAATTTTTCAGCGGAGTTCGACTTCGTATGCCCGTTGTGAAAAGGTCAGGTTCAGTAGTTGTTAAGGCCTCCTCTGACATTGATGGAACTGCTGCTGCAAATGACGGTAGTGAGCCCCTTCCAGATAGCAAGGAAGAGGTGGCGGTACCTGTCGACAAGCTTCCCTTGGAGTCAAAGCTGCAAGAGCGCCTAGAGCAGAAGGCGAAGATGCAACTGGCGAAGAAGATAAGGCTCCGTAGGAACCGACTTGTTCGCAAGCGAAAACTGAGAAAGAAAGGCAGATGGCCTCCATCAAAGATGAAGAAGCTAAAGAATGTCTGAGTTTTACCTCAAACTTTCTTGCAGGTTTAGTTCTGACCCTTTTTTGTTTCTGCGGTCTCTCATCGTTTTGTTATTGCAAGATCAAATGTCTCTTCGTATTGACGTAATTTCTTGGTTTGAATCTTGTTGATGTCAATGAAAATAGTATTGCCCAATATGATCTGAACTAGGAATTTATAGATGGCAGAAATGCATTAGCTTTTTCCGCGTCGAAGGATGTGAGAAATGTGGTTGATTTAGGCAATCCTTTCATCTAAAAAAATGTAGAAATTGTCTCAAGTTCTGCTCCAACATTTACATTAAACCAATAATGCAGGGTAGGCTGCTTGGAACCCCTAGAAATGTAGAAATTGTCTCCTAATGTTTTATGAACTCCCATAATGATCTCTCGAACATGATGAATCCGAAAATATTTTTTGCCACTTAAGCATGTGCAGATTGACATTCTGTCACGGTGGATTTGTAAGTATTCCATGACTGTGTCTCTATGTGTAGGCTCTTCAAACATCGACCCTATAGGTTGGAGTTCTATTCGGAGATTTGTTAAACAAAACTCTTTAAAACTTTTTAGGATCATAACCAAACCACCGTAAAACTGCTGAAGTTATCTGAGATTCTAGATGATATGGTTCCTTTATTCTAGGGTTTATTCCTGGACGTGCTAATAACCCTCCTACACTTGAGGGacaagtttgtttgttttctgttttgacTTAGTCGATTACCACGATTCTAGGGTTTGTTTATCGTGGGTTGTTATTTCACTTTCTGGTTGATGTAAAGCTATATAATAGCTAGTTGATGTCTTTCAGTTTAATAAGAATTCTCCCGAGTTTATCAGTGCAATATACTTTGTGTTCACAAAAGCTTTACGTTAACCTAGTTCAGTTCCAAcatctggtatcagagccctATCACGGGGCCTGACCAAAAATCTGCAAACACAGTTGTGTGCGTAGAGAACAAGAACATGACGTCCGAGAATAGCTTTGTGCAACCTACCATCCCGAGGCTCGATGGGCACTATGATCACTGGAGTATGCTTATGGAAAACTTTCTGCGTTCCAAGGAGTATTGGAATCGGGTGGAAACAGGAATTACTACAGTCGCAGGAGGAGCTGACTCTAGTGATTTGTAGAAGAAGGCATTGGAGGAGCTGAAGTTAAAAGACTTGAAGGCCAAGAACTAACTGTTTCAAGTCATTGATCGTTCAATCCTGGAAACGATCTTGAAGAAGGACACGGCGAAGGACATATGGGATTCCTTAAAGTAGAAGTATCAAGGGACAATGCGTGTGAAACGTGCTCAGTTGCAGGCACTTCGAAAGGAGTTCGAAGTATTGCATATGAAGACTGGAGAAATTGTCAATGATTACTTTGGAAGAACACTCATTATAGCTAATAAGATGAGGGTGGATGGAGAAAGAATGGAAGATGTAGTGATCATTGAGAAAATTTTAAGGTCTATGACTTCAAAATTTGACTATGTTGTTTGTTCGATCGATGAGTCGAATGACTTGGATACTCTATCCATTGATGAACTTCAGAGCAGTCTTCTTGTGCATGAACAAAGGATGAGTCGGCATGTGGTGGATGAACAAGCTCTCCAAGTAACCACTGGAGtccaacaaggaggaagaagtggTGGTCGTGGCTTCTATcgtggaagaggaagaggaaggggTAGATTTGGGTTCGACAAGTCTATCCTGGAATGCTACAATTGTCACGAGCTAGGGCATTTTCAGTGGGAATGCCCTAAGAAAGCTAAGGACTCTAAGGCTAATTTTGCAGAAACAAAGGAAGAAATGCTGCTAATGGCGCAGGTGGATGTTAAGGAAGCTGAGATGGAGCATGTTTGGTTTCTTGATTCTGGGTGTAGCAACCATATGTGTGGTAGCAATGAAGCATTTATTGAAATAGATGCCAATTTCCGAGAGTCAGTCAAGCTGGGAAACAACTTCAGTCTCAGTGTGCAAGGTAAGGGCAAAGTGCGAATGAATGTGATGGGACCATGCATGTGATTACAAAAGTCTTCTTTGTACCTGAATTAAAGAATAACTTGTTGAGTATCAGTCAACTACAAGAGAGGGGACTTGCAGTGCTAATGCAACATGGCAAGTGTAAGATCTTCCACCCTGAGAAAGGTCTCATACTTGAAACTGATATGACATACAATAGGATGTTTGCCTTGGTTGCTCGCTGCCCAGTAAAGACACAAAGTTGTCTCTCCCTGACAACTATAGATCAAGCAGATCGTTGGCATTGTCAATATGGACATTTAAGTTGGAGCGGACTGAAAGTGCTACAACAAAAGAATATGGTTGAAGGGCTGCCAAAGTTCAAAGCCTCTCAGAAAGTGTGTGAAGGCTGTCTTGTGGGGAAGCAGCATCGTGACTCTTTTCCTAGGGAAAGTGCGTGGAGAGCCTCGAAGATCTTTCAGTTGATACATGCTGACATTTGTGGTCCCATAAACCCAATCTCAAACAGTAAGAAGAGATATCTCAtaacttttattgatgattataGTAGAAGAACTTGGGTTTATTTTCTGGTGGAGAAATCAGAAGCTTTTGCAGTGTTCAAGATGTATAAAGCCAAAGTGGAGAAGGAAACAGGAGCATTCATAAGAAGTTTGAAGACGGATCGAGAAGGTGAGTTCACATCACATGAATTCACAGATTTTTGCAATGAGAATGGCATTCACAGACAGTTGACAGCTGCCTACACGCCTCAACAAAACGGCATTGCTAAGCGAAAGAATCGAACCATTATGAATATGGTTCGATGTATGTTATTAGAGAAGCATATTCCAAAGACTTTCTGGCTAGAAGCAGTGAATTGGGCAGTTCACATGTTGAATCGAAGTCCAACCCTTGGTGTGAAAAGCAAGACACCTGAGGAAGCATGGAGTGGGCGCAAACCATTGGTGGAGCATTTTAAGGTCTTTGGTTGCATCTCTCATGTGCACATACCTGATAGTAAAAGAGTGAAACTTGATGACAAAAGCATCAAATGCATATTGTTGGGGGTAAGTGAAGAATCCAAAGCTTATAGATTGTTTAACCCCATCTCAAACAAAATTATTATAAGTCGAGATGTGGTATTTGAGGAAGATCAACAATGGATTTGGGATGAAAGTCATGAGGAAGCTATCTTAGTTGATCTTGATGAAGAAACAGTTACAGAAGATGAaggaaatgaagaagaagataaagaagAATCTGAAGCTCATGAGTCGGATGGTGATAACTCATTCGAATCAGAAGATGTCACAAATGAAGGCAGTGCACCTCAAGAGGGACGAGCTCGAAGGCCACCAATTTGGATGAGAGACTATGACACTGGTGAAGGTCTCtctgatgaagaaagtatgaaCCTGACTCATCTAGCCTTGTTTACTAACGGCGATCCCACTATTTATTGTGAAGCCATGAAGAGTGAGAAGTGGAAACAAGCAATGGATCGAGAAATAAAAGCAATAGAGAAGAATAATACATGGGAGTTGATTGACCTACCATCAGGAGGAAAAACTATTGGAGTAAAGTGGGTTTTCaagataaaattga
Proteins encoded in this region:
- the LOC126628245 gene encoding 50S ribosomal protein 5, chloroplastic-like; translated protein: MGLLLYSNPLPLTTVSSRSSSSSSPSPTSSPTPFSATISWMHMKPNGLRPKFFSGVRLRMPVVKRSGSVVVKASSDIDGTAAANDGSEPLPDSKEEVAVPVDKLPLESKLQERLEQKAKMQLAKKIRLRRNRLVRKRKLRKKGRWPPSKMKKLKNV